A genomic region of Streptomyces rimosus contains the following coding sequences:
- a CDS encoding ABC transporter ATP-binding protein, with product MRSASSGDTPRAPGRPPAVEITGLVKRYGSKTAVDGLDLRVEAGSVTAVLGPNGAGKTTTVEVCEGYRRPDAGTVRVLGLDPVADAAALRPRIGVMLQSGGVYAGARAEEMLRHTASLHAHPVDVDLLMDRLGLGSCGRTSYRRLSGGQQQRLALAMAVVGRPELVFLDEPTAGLDPQARHATWDLVRELRADGVSTVLTTHFMDEAEQLADDVAIIDGGRVIAQGSPEELCAGGAENTLRFTGRPGLDLATLLKALPADSAAAELTPGTYRVSGKVDPQLLATVASWCAQHGVMPNAIAVERHTLEDVFLELTGKELR from the coding sequence ATGCGCAGCGCCTCCTCCGGGGACACCCCCCGGGCCCCCGGCCGTCCGCCCGCCGTAGAGATCACCGGCCTGGTCAAGCGGTACGGGAGCAAGACCGCGGTGGACGGCCTCGACCTCCGGGTCGAGGCGGGCTCGGTGACCGCCGTCCTCGGGCCCAACGGCGCCGGGAAGACCACCACCGTCGAGGTCTGCGAGGGCTACCGCCGTCCCGACGCGGGAACCGTCCGCGTCCTGGGCCTGGACCCGGTCGCCGACGCCGCGGCGCTACGCCCCCGTATCGGCGTGATGCTCCAGTCCGGCGGCGTCTACGCGGGCGCCCGCGCCGAGGAGATGCTGCGGCACACCGCGAGCCTGCACGCCCACCCCGTCGACGTCGATCTGCTCATGGACCGGCTGGGCCTGGGCAGCTGCGGCCGTACGAGCTACCGGCGGCTGTCCGGCGGGCAGCAGCAGCGGCTCGCGCTGGCCATGGCCGTCGTGGGCCGCCCGGAGCTGGTCTTCCTCGACGAGCCGACGGCCGGTCTGGACCCACAGGCCCGGCACGCCACCTGGGACCTCGTACGGGAGCTGCGGGCCGACGGCGTGAGCACCGTGCTGACCACCCACTTCATGGACGAGGCCGAGCAGCTGGCCGACGATGTGGCGATCATCGACGGAGGCCGGGTGATCGCCCAGGGCAGCCCGGAGGAGCTGTGCGCGGGCGGCGCCGAGAACACCCTGCGCTTCACCGGTCGGCCCGGCCTCGACCTGGCGACGCTGCTCAAGGCGCTGCCCGCGGACAGCGCGGCGGCCGAGCTGACGCCCGGCACGTACCGGGTGAGCGGGAAGGTCGACCCGCAGTTGCTGGCGACCGTGGCCTCCTGGTGCGCGCAGCACGGCGTCATGCCGAACGCCATTGCCGTCGAACGGCACACCCTGGAGGACGTCTTCCTCGAACTGACCGGCAAGGAGCTGCGCTGA
- a CDS encoding COX15/CtaA family protein, with product MPNTWNPFELIARRWQPSAAFVRRAALATVVMSVVIVVTGGAVRLTQSGLGCSTWPKCTPDSLTPTAAMGINGLIEFGNRLLTYVLCAFIGVFIIAARARAPRRRSLTRLGWAMFWVVMGNAVWGGIVVLTGLNPYLVAAHFLLTTALLTVSVLAWRRAAEGDEAPRDLVSRPVRQLSGLLVLATGALTVLGTVVTGAGPHAGDAKKVHRIPVDWHEITQLHVDFVYIVVGLSVALWFTLRAVKAPAAPRRMVLELFGCIAVQGVIGYVQYFAGLPEIVVGLHMLVSTLVWICVLRIHLALRDRGPVPAGDGETSGPKAEVPAPAEAGATAPQPAAGASSR from the coding sequence GTGCCGAACACGTGGAACCCCTTTGAGCTGATCGCGCGCCGCTGGCAGCCGAGCGCCGCCTTCGTCCGGCGCGCCGCGCTGGCCACCGTCGTGATGTCCGTCGTGATCGTCGTGACGGGCGGCGCCGTCCGGCTCACCCAGTCCGGCCTGGGCTGCTCGACCTGGCCCAAGTGCACCCCGGACAGCCTCACGCCCACCGCCGCGATGGGCATCAACGGCCTCATCGAGTTCGGCAACCGGCTGCTGACGTACGTGCTGTGCGCGTTCATCGGCGTCTTCATCATCGCGGCCCGCGCCCGCGCGCCCCGCCGCCGCTCGCTCACCCGCCTCGGCTGGGCGATGTTCTGGGTGGTCATGGGCAACGCGGTCTGGGGCGGCATCGTCGTCCTGACCGGTCTGAACCCGTACCTCGTGGCCGCGCACTTCCTGCTCACCACCGCCCTGCTCACGGTCTCCGTACTGGCCTGGCGGCGCGCCGCCGAGGGCGACGAGGCGCCGCGCGACCTGGTCTCCCGGCCGGTGCGCCAGCTGTCCGGGCTGCTGGTCCTGGCGACCGGCGCGCTCACCGTCCTGGGTACGGTCGTCACCGGCGCGGGCCCGCACGCGGGCGACGCCAAGAAGGTCCACCGCATCCCGGTGGACTGGCACGAGATCACCCAGCTGCACGTCGACTTCGTCTACATCGTGGTCGGCCTGTCCGTGGCCCTGTGGTTCACGCTGCGCGCCGTCAAGGCGCCGGCCGCGCCGCGCCGGATGGTCCTGGAGCTGTTCGGCTGCATCGCCGTCCAGGGCGTCATCGGCTACGTCCAGTACTTCGCGGGCCTGCCGGAGATCGTCGTCGGCCTGCACATGCTGGTCTCGACGCTGGTGTGGATCTGCGTGCTGCGCATCCACCTCGCGCTGCGCGACCGGGGGCCGGTGCCCGCCGGGGACGGCGAGACCTCCGGTCCCAAGGCCGAGGTTCCGGCCCCCGCCGAGGCCGGCGCCACCGCGCCTCAGCCCGCCGCCGGGGCCTCCAGCCGGTAG
- the tkt gene encoding transketolase, which yields MSTKPTTTDFEWTDLDQRAVDTVRVLAMDSVQKVGNGHPGTAMSLAPAAYVLFQKLMKHDPADAKWTGRDRFVLSAGHSSLTLYIQLYLAGYGLELDDLKSFRTWGSKTPGHPEYGHTVGVETTTGPLGQGVANAVGMAMAARYERGLFDPDAAPGTSPFDHTIWVIAGDGCLQEGVSAEASSLAGHQKLGNLVMLWDDNHISIEGDTETAISEDTIKRYEAYGWHVQRVEQLPSGDLDPVGLAKALKAAQEETERPSFIAARSIIAWPAPNAQNTEAAHGSALGDEEVAATKKVLGFDPEKSFEVSDEVLEHTRAAWKRGSEAHAEWDKQLAAWRAANPERAAMFDRIQAGELPDGWEKALPAFETGKGVATRAASGKILQALGAVVPELWGGSADLAGSNNTTIDKNSSFLPEGNPLPEASPYGRTVHYGIREHAMGSTMNGIALHGNTRIYGGTFLVFSDYMRPAVRLAALMQLPVTYVWTHDSIGLGEDGPTHQPVEHLSALRAIPGLNIVRPADANETATAWAEILRRHQSKPAPHGLALTRQGVPTYEANPAAAKGGYVLFEAEGGEPQVILIGTGSEVQLAVEAREALQAEGIPTRVVSMPSVEWFEEQDQGYRDSVLLPTVKARVAVEAGIGLTWHRYVGPQGRIVSLEHFGASADAKTLFHEFGFTADAVATAARESLAAATR from the coding sequence GTGAGCACCAAGCCGACCACCACAGATTTCGAGTGGACCGATCTGGACCAGCGGGCCGTCGATACCGTTCGCGTCCTGGCCATGGATTCCGTGCAGAAGGTCGGTAACGGCCATCCGGGTACCGCCATGAGCCTCGCGCCGGCCGCCTACGTCCTCTTCCAGAAGCTGATGAAGCACGACCCGGCGGACGCCAAGTGGACCGGCCGCGACCGGTTCGTCCTGTCGGCGGGCCACTCCAGCCTGACCCTTTACATCCAGCTCTACCTGGCCGGCTACGGCCTGGAGCTGGACGACCTGAAGTCCTTCCGCACCTGGGGCTCCAAGACCCCGGGCCACCCGGAGTACGGCCACACGGTCGGTGTGGAGACCACCACGGGACCGCTCGGCCAGGGTGTCGCCAACGCGGTGGGCATGGCCATGGCCGCCCGCTACGAGCGCGGCCTGTTCGACCCGGACGCGGCCCCCGGCACCTCGCCCTTCGACCACACCATCTGGGTCATCGCCGGTGACGGCTGCCTCCAGGAGGGCGTGTCGGCCGAGGCGTCCTCGCTCGCCGGCCACCAGAAGCTCGGCAACCTCGTGATGCTGTGGGACGACAACCACATCTCCATCGAGGGCGACACCGAGACCGCCATCTCCGAGGACACGATCAAGCGCTACGAGGCGTACGGCTGGCACGTCCAGCGCGTCGAGCAGCTGCCCAGCGGCGACCTCGACCCGGTCGGCCTGGCCAAGGCCCTCAAGGCCGCCCAGGAGGAGACCGAGCGTCCCTCCTTCATCGCGGCCCGCTCGATCATCGCCTGGCCCGCCCCGAACGCCCAGAACACCGAGGCCGCGCACGGCTCCGCGCTGGGCGACGAAGAGGTCGCGGCCACCAAGAAGGTGCTGGGCTTCGACCCGGAGAAGTCCTTCGAGGTCTCCGACGAGGTCCTCGAGCACACCCGCGCCGCCTGGAAGCGCGGCAGCGAGGCGCACGCCGAGTGGGACAAGCAGCTCGCCGCCTGGCGCGCCGCCAACCCGGAGCGCGCCGCCATGTTCGACCGTATCCAGGCGGGCGAACTGCCGGACGGCTGGGAGAAGGCGCTGCCCGCCTTCGAGACCGGCAAGGGCGTCGCCACCCGCGCGGCCTCCGGCAAGATCCTCCAGGCGCTCGGCGCGGTCGTGCCCGAGCTGTGGGGCGGCTCCGCCGACCTCGCCGGCTCGAACAACACCACCATCGACAAGAACTCCTCGTTCCTGCCGGAGGGCAACCCGCTCCCGGAGGCGAGCCCGTACGGCCGCACGGTGCACTACGGCATCCGTGAGCACGCCATGGGCTCGACCATGAACGGCATCGCGCTGCACGGCAACACCCGCATCTACGGCGGCACCTTCCTGGTGTTCTCCGACTACATGCGCCCCGCCGTCCGCCTCGCCGCGCTCATGCAGCTGCCCGTGACGTACGTGTGGACCCACGACTCCATCGGCCTCGGCGAGGACGGCCCGACCCACCAGCCGGTCGAGCACCTGTCCGCGCTGCGCGCCATCCCGGGCCTGAACATCGTGCGCCCGGCCGACGCCAACGAGACCGCCACCGCCTGGGCCGAGATCCTGCGCCGCCACCAGAGCAAGCCGGCGCCGCACGGCCTCGCGCTCACCCGCCAGGGCGTACCGACGTACGAGGCGAACCCGGCCGCGGCCAAGGGCGGCTACGTGCTGTTCGAGGCCGAGGGCGGCGAGCCGCAGGTCATCCTGATCGGCACCGGCTCCGAGGTGCAGCTCGCCGTCGAGGCGCGCGAGGCGCTGCAGGCCGAGGGCATCCCGACTCGCGTCGTCTCGATGCCGTCCGTCGAGTGGTTCGAGGAGCAGGACCAGGGGTACCGCGACAGCGTGCTGCTGCCGACGGTCAAGGCCCGGGTCGCGGTCGAGGCCGGCATCGGTCTGACCTGGCACCGCTACGTGGGTCCGCAGGGCCGGATCGTCTCGCTGGAGCACTTCGGTGCCTCGGCGGACGCCAAGACCCTCTTCCACGAGTTCGGCTTCACCGCCGACGCGGTCGCCACGGCGGCCCGGGAATCCCTCGCAGCGGCCACGCGCTGA
- a CDS encoding ABC transporter permease, with translation MTATGTTDRGGAAGAPGTFAPRPGAAPLGRMIRAQALLETKMLLRNGEQLLLTVVIPTLLLVLFSAVDIVDTGAGKAVDFLTPGILALAVLSTAFTGQAIATGFERRYGVLKRLAASPLPRWALMTAKTCSVLVTEILQIVLLTVIAFALGWSPHGNPLSVVLLLVLGTAAFSGLGLLMAGTLKAEATLAAANLVFLLLLVGGGVIVPLDKFPGAVQSVLGLLPISALSDGLRDVLQHGAGLPWGDLGILAVWAVLGLGAAAKFFRWE, from the coding sequence ATGACCGCCACCGGCACGACGGACCGGGGCGGCGCGGCCGGCGCCCCCGGCACCTTCGCCCCCCGGCCCGGCGCGGCGCCGCTGGGCCGGATGATCCGCGCGCAGGCCCTCCTCGAAACGAAGATGCTGCTGCGCAACGGTGAGCAGCTGCTGCTGACCGTCGTCATCCCGACGCTTCTGCTGGTCCTGTTCTCCGCCGTGGACATCGTGGACACGGGCGCGGGCAAGGCGGTCGACTTCCTGACGCCGGGCATCCTGGCCCTCGCCGTGCTGTCCACCGCCTTCACCGGGCAGGCCATCGCGACCGGTTTCGAGCGCCGGTACGGGGTCCTGAAGCGGCTGGCCGCCTCGCCTCTGCCCCGCTGGGCGCTGATGACGGCCAAGACCTGCTCGGTGCTGGTGACCGAGATCCTCCAGATCGTGCTGCTGACGGTGATCGCGTTCGCGCTGGGCTGGTCCCCGCACGGCAACCCGCTGTCCGTGGTGCTGCTGCTCGTCCTCGGTACGGCGGCGTTCTCCGGCCTCGGCCTGCTGATGGCGGGCACCCTCAAGGCGGAGGCGACGCTGGCGGCGGCCAATCTCGTCTTCCTGCTGCTGCTGGTGGGCGGCGGGGTGATCGTGCCGCTGGACAAGTTCCCCGGCGCGGTGCAGTCGGTGCTCGGACTGCTGCCGATCTCCGCGCTCTCGGACGGCCTGCGGGACGTCCTCCAGCACGGCGCCGGGCTGCCCTGGGGCGACCTGGGCATCCTCGCCGTGTGGGCGGTCCTCGGGCTGGGCGCTGCGGCCAAGTTCTTCCGCTGGGAGTAG
- a CDS encoding heme o synthase, with the protein MLLPGVCVTAVESRPAGVLAQGPQGSGHRPFGARVKAFVALTKPRVIELLLMTTVPVMFLAAGGVPDLGLVLATCIGGYLSAGGAAAFNMYIDRDIDALMDRTSQRPLVTGMVSPRECLVFASALAVGSTAWFWFLVNPLSAMLSLGALLFYVVVYTMILKRRTAQNIVWGGIAGCMPVFIGWSAVTNTVSWASAILFLVIFFWTPPHYWPLSMKAKDDYERVGVPMLPVVAGNKAVARQIVAYSWVMVLVSLLLQPLGYTGWFYTAVAVLCGGFWLIEAHGLQSRAKAGITGPKLKEMRLFHWSITYVSLLFVALAVDPFLR; encoded by the coding sequence ATGTTACTTCCAGGGGTGTGCGTGACGGCCGTCGAATCCCGTCCTGCAGGGGTCCTAGCCCAGGGCCCGCAGGGTTCAGGTCACCGTCCGTTCGGGGCCCGTGTCAAGGCGTTCGTGGCACTGACCAAGCCGCGGGTCATCGAGCTGCTGCTCATGACGACGGTGCCGGTGATGTTCCTGGCGGCCGGCGGCGTCCCCGACCTGGGCCTGGTGCTGGCCACCTGCATCGGCGGCTATCTCTCCGCCGGCGGTGCCGCCGCGTTCAACATGTACATCGACCGCGACATCGATGCCCTGATGGACCGCACCTCGCAGCGGCCCCTGGTCACCGGCATGGTCTCGCCCCGGGAGTGCCTGGTCTTCGCGAGTGCGCTGGCTGTCGGCTCCACCGCGTGGTTCTGGTTCCTGGTCAACCCGCTCTCGGCGATGCTCTCGCTCGGCGCGCTGCTCTTCTATGTCGTCGTCTACACGATGATCCTCAAGCGGCGTACCGCCCAGAACATCGTCTGGGGCGGCATCGCGGGCTGCATGCCGGTCTTCATCGGCTGGTCCGCGGTCACCAACACCGTCTCCTGGGCCTCGGCCATCCTCTTCCTCGTCATCTTCTTCTGGACGCCGCCGCACTACTGGCCGCTGTCCATGAAGGCCAAGGACGACTACGAGCGGGTCGGCGTGCCGATGCTGCCGGTCGTCGCCGGGAACAAGGCCGTGGCCCGCCAGATCGTCGCGTACAGCTGGGTGATGGTGCTGGTCTCCCTGCTGCTCCAGCCGCTGGGCTACACGGGCTGGTTCTACACCGCGGTGGCGGTGCTGTGCGGCGGCTTCTGGCTCATCGAGGCGCATGGCCTCCAGTCCCGCGCCAAGGCCGGGATCACCGGGCCGAAGCTGAAGGAGATGCGGCTGTTCCACTGGTCGATCACCTATGTCTCGCTGCTGTTCGTCGCGCTGGCCGTGGACCCGTTCCTGCGGTAG